A single window of Anaerolineae bacterium DNA harbors:
- a CDS encoding queuosine precursor transporter — translation MALFVAVLLISNVASSKILRLGPFSFDGGTLLFPVSYIFGDILTEVYGYARSRRVIWAGFFAALLMGATLAMVGWLPPAQGWEHQEAYLAILGQTPRIVVGSVIAYFAGEFSNSYTLARLKLVTRGRFLWLRTIGSTVVGEGVDTVLFVLIAFAGVLPAPLLTAVMASNYAFKVGIEVLATPATYRLVNYLKRIEGEDYYDWDTDFSPFTLAGA, via the coding sequence ATGGCCCTGTTTGTGGCCGTCTTGCTCATCAGCAACGTGGCCTCCAGCAAGATACTGCGATTGGGGCCATTCTCGTTCGATGGCGGCACCCTCCTCTTCCCCGTCAGCTACATCTTCGGGGACATTCTAACCGAGGTATACGGCTATGCTCGCTCTCGCCGGGTAATATGGGCCGGTTTCTTCGCCGCGCTGCTCATGGGAGCCACCCTAGCCATGGTCGGCTGGCTTCCCCCGGCCCAGGGCTGGGAGCACCAGGAGGCGTACCTGGCCATCCTAGGACAGACTCCGAGGATCGTGGTCGGTTCGGTGATCGCCTACTTCGCTGGCGAGTTCTCTAACTCCTACACTCTGGCCCGCCTGAAGCTCGTCACCCGTGGCCGGTTCCTGTGGCTGCGCACCATCGGCTCCACCGTGGTGGGCGAGGGCGTGGACACGGTGCTCTTCGTGCTGATTGCTTTCGCCGGCGTGCTGCCAGCTCCGCTCCTCACCGCCGTGATGGCCAGCAACTATGCTTTCAAGGTCGGCATAGAAGTGCTCGCCACTCCGGCTACCTACCGCCTGGTCAATTACCTCAAGCGTATCGAGGGCGAGGATTACTACGACTGGGATACGGACTTCAGCCCCTTCACCCTGGCAGGCGCGTAG
- the era gene encoding GTPase Era codes for MAVEPTTEWPEGHRSGYVAVVGAPNVGKSTLINAILGQKLTIVSPKPQTTRHRILGILTRDRYQVLLMDTPGLHRPRSRFGEYMVGTAEEALEEADIILWLVDITRDPDDDDRRVAESLAAAAGGTAREGRVTVALVLNKTDAVDESTRRARQALYAELAPAASASFRVSALTGEGVDRLLDWLVEELPEGPRLFPEEQVTDREERFLAAELIREQVLLHLREEVPHAVAVSVDDFIERTQGKTYIRATLYVEKESQKGIVIGARGGTLRRISTAARQEIERMLAKPVYLELWVKVRPNWRRNEAYLRELGFPVPRRPGGASNRAG; via the coding sequence ATGGCCGTAGAGCCGACCACGGAGTGGCCCGAGGGGCACCGCTCCGGATACGTGGCCGTGGTGGGAGCACCCAACGTCGGCAAGTCCACCCTGATCAACGCCATCCTGGGGCAGAAGCTGACTATCGTATCGCCTAAGCCTCAGACTACTCGCCACCGCATTCTCGGCATCCTCACCCGCGACCGATATCAAGTCCTGCTCATGGACACCCCCGGCTTACACCGTCCCCGCAGTCGCTTCGGTGAGTACATGGTGGGCACGGCCGAAGAGGCTCTAGAGGAGGCCGACATCATCCTCTGGCTGGTGGACATCACCCGGGACCCCGATGACGATGACCGCCGGGTGGCGGAGTCGCTTGCGGCCGCCGCGGGGGGCACTGCCCGCGAGGGGCGTGTCACCGTGGCGCTCGTCCTCAACAAGACGGATGCGGTTGACGAGAGCACACGCAGAGCCAGGCAGGCCCTCTACGCCGAGCTGGCTCCCGCAGCCAGCGCAAGCTTCCGGGTCTCAGCCCTCACCGGTGAAGGGGTGGATCGCCTGCTCGACTGGCTGGTGGAGGAGCTACCTGAAGGGCCTCGCCTCTTCCCCGAGGAGCAAGTGACTGATCGGGAGGAGCGCTTCCTGGCAGCCGAGCTCATACGGGAACAGGTGCTCCTGCACCTTCGGGAGGAAGTCCCTCACGCCGTCGCCGTGAGTGTGGACGATTTCATCGAGCGGACCCAGGGCAAGACCTACATCCGCGCCACCCTCTACGTGGAGAAGGAGTCGCAGAAGGGCATCGTCATCGGAGCAAGAGGCGGCACCTTACGTCGCATCAGCACGGCCGCCCGGCAGGAAATCGAGAGGATGCTGGCGAAGCCAGTATACCTGGAGCTCTGGGTCAAGGTGCGACCCAACTGGCGCCGGAACGAGGCCTATCTACGCGAGTTGGGCTTCCCGGTCCCGCGCCGACCGGGGGGCGCGAGTAACCGGGCCGGCTAG
- a CDS encoding CBS domain-containing protein, which yields MLVGDRMTREVIVLAAGATVAEGLGLMNERGVHRLPVVDAEGDLQGIVSDMDLRIAEAAGRLADPVSSIMTRRVVTVGEYCPLEEAATLMRRKGVGGLPVVRGNRIIGIITDGDIFDVFAHLLGVGEPGVRLTVAVSAARSTLMTLLNELVERGGDIVGLGTVREKDQRLLVVKVGGLTPTQAQQAVEVAGAELLDLLEEG from the coding sequence ATGCTTGTCGGTGACCGCATGACGAGGGAAGTCATCGTGCTTGCAGCCGGCGCCACTGTCGCCGAAGGTCTTGGCCTCATGAACGAGCGCGGCGTCCACCGTCTCCCCGTGGTGGATGCCGAGGGCGACCTTCAGGGCATCGTATCCGATATGGACCTTCGCATTGCCGAAGCCGCCGGGCGACTCGCCGATCCCGTGAGCTCGATAATGACCAGACGAGTGGTCACGGTGGGCGAGTACTGCCCCCTGGAGGAGGCAGCCACGCTTATGCGACGCAAGGGCGTGGGCGGGCTCCCCGTGGTGCGGGGTAACCGCATCATCGGCATCATAACCGACGGAGATATCTTCGACGTCTTCGCTCACCTCCTGGGCGTCGGTGAGCCAGGCGTGCGCCTGACCGTCGCCGTGTCAGCGGCTCGCTCCACCTTGATGACCCTGCTGAACGAGTTGGTGGAGCGCGGGGGAGACATCGTCGGCCTTGGCACTGTCCGCGAGAAAGACCAACGCCTGCTGGTGGTTAAGGTTGGGGGGCTGACTCCAACTCAAGCGCAGCAAGCCGTCGAAGTGGCCGGAGCTGAGCTGCTGGACCTTCTGGAGGAGGGCTGA